A genomic stretch from Anaerococcus mediterraneensis includes:
- a CDS encoding ROK family protein: MYGSIEFGGTKIRCAKIDDMGNLLDEIWIKTDKPDENMEQIKKFFDGQKLRAMGVGAFGPIDVNKNSKTYGMIQNTPKEKWAHYDLYGNLKKSVDTKIEIVTDVGLSAIGEYEKGAGKDCDSILYLTIGTGIGGAYIQDGKLLNGLSHPEMGHIEMIKDERDRGECICSYHKNCFEGLASGPSLMARLGKEAKEVDISDEAFDIVAGYIGQALITYSLVLRPEIIILGGGLMNKEGFIDMVREKFDRIKGTYLDFPDSDKYIVTPGLGNDSALVGGYYLGQKIEKDYN, from the coding sequence ATGTACGGATCGATTGAATTTGGTGGTACAAAAATCAGATGTGCCAAAATAGATGATATGGGCAATTTGCTAGATGAAATATGGATAAAAACTGACAAGCCTGATGAGAATATGGAACAGATCAAAAAGTTTTTTGATGGGCAAAAGTTAAGGGCAATGGGTGTTGGTGCCTTTGGTCCGATTGATGTCAACAAAAATTCAAAAACCTATGGTATGATCCAAAATACTCCAAAGGAAAAATGGGCCCACTATGACCTTTATGGCAATCTTAAAAAATCTGTAGATACAAAGATTGAAATAGTCACAGACGTAGGTCTATCAGCTATTGGCGAATACGAAAAGGGAGCAGGCAAGGACTGCGATTCTATTTTGTATCTGACAATAGGCACTGGCATAGGTGGAGCTTATATACAAGATGGCAAACTTCTAAACGGGCTTTCCCATCCAGAAATGGGCCATATAGAGATGATAAAAGATGAGAGAGATAGGGGAGAATGTATATGCTCCTACCACAAAAACTGTTTTGAAGGTTTGGCCAGCGGTCCATCTCTTATGGCTAGGCTTGGCAAGGAAGCAAAAGAAGTTGATATAAGCGATGAGGCCTTTGATATAGTCGCAGGCTATATAGGCCAGGCTCTTATAACTTATTCATTAGTCCTAAGACCAGAGATTATTATTTTGGGTGGTGGTCTTATGAATAAAGAGGGTTTTATAGATATGGTTAGGGAAAAATTTGATAGAATAAAGGGAACCTATCTAGACTTTCCAGACAGTGATAAGTATATTGTAACACCTGGCCTTGGCAATGATTCTGCCCTGGTAGGTGGCTATTACCTTGGACAAAAAATAGAAAAAGATTATAATTAA